Below is a genomic region from Bacteroidia bacterium.
CTTCTACTATGCGAATGTTTCGGCTTACTTGTTGTAAACTACAGCCGTCTGCATATTCATATTGAATACTATATTGTCCGGGCGTTAAACCTACAGGAGAAAATTGATTTCCGGAAATACCAGAGCCGCTAAATATTCCTCCAGATGGAAAACCCGTTAATGAAACAGTTCCGCCTGCAACACAAATAGAATCCGGCAATCCGGAAAATGTAACCGTAGGTATAGCCCGAATAAACACAGAATCTTGTACATCGTAACTGCCGCAATTTCCGCTACCAAAGTAACGTACCAATACAAACCTATTGCTACCTAAGGCTGTAGGGTTAAAAACGCTGCCTGTATTACCGTCAATTTCAAAAGTTCCTCCCGTTGGAGTTGCTATTAAAGTAAAGCTATTGAAATTATAGCATACTGTATCCGGAAGTCCTAAAATTTGGGCGGAAGCAATGTTAGTTAGTAAAATCGTATCTAAAACAGAATAAGAACCGCAAATATCCGTTCCTGTGTAGGTTATAACGACTTGTGTGCCTGCTGACAAGCCGGAAGGATCAAAAACGTTACCAGAAATACCTGATCCTGAAAAAGTTCCCCCTGTAGGAGTCCCGCTTAAAGTTATGGGCGGATCACCCAAACACATAGAATCAGGAAGCCCCAGAATAGAAGCATGAGAAAGCTGCGAAACAACAACTTGTGTGCTGTTTGTAGCGGAAGTACACTGTCCAACGATTATCCGCACATAATACGTACCAGCCATTAAAGTAGTCGCATTTGAAATACTTGGATTTTGGCTTGTAGAAGTAAAACTGTTAGGTCCGGTCCAGTAGTAAGAAGCTCCTGAAACGGTATTAGTTGTAAGGTTAATACTTTGTCCTTCACACACAGGGGAGTTTGAACTTGGGTTAGGTGTTGCCGGAATAGGATTTACCGTAACGATAACAGCAGCCCGCGCGCTGGTGCAAGCACCGGCGTAAGCCTCCACATAGTACGTTGTGGTAGCAGAAAGTGCTGGTGTTGTGTAAGTTGCACTATTACCTTGTAGCAAAGTGCCTCCTGTGGCTGCATTATACCAGTTAAACTGCGCGCCGGAAGGTGCAGTAGCCGTTAAAGTAGCCGTAGAACCGGAACATATTGTGGTTCCACTTGCCGTTGGTGTTGCCGGAGCGGGATTTACCGTAACGATAACAGCAGCCCGCGCGCTGGTGCAAGCACCGGCGTAAGCCTCCACATAGTACGTTGTGGTAGCAGAAAGTGCTGGTGTTGTGTAAGTTGCACTATTACCTTGTAGCAAAGTGCCTCCTGTGGCTGCATTATACCAGTTAAACTGCGCGCCGGAAGGTGCAGTAGCCGTTAAAGTAGCCGTAGAACCGGAACATATTGTGGTTCCACTTGCCGTTGGTGTTGCCGGAGCGGGATTTACCGTAACGATAACAGCAGCCCGCGNNNNNNNNNNNN
It encodes:
- a CDS encoding gliding motility-associated C-terminal domain-containing protein; its protein translation is RAAVIVTVNPAPATPTASGTTICSGSTATLTATAPSGAQFNWYNAATGGTLLQGNSATYTTPALSATTTYYVEAYAGACTSARAAVIVTVNPAPATPTASGTTICSGSTATLTATAPSGAQFNWYNAATGGTLLQGNSATYTTPALSATTTYYVEAYAGACTSARAAVIVTVNPIPATPNPSSNSPVCEGQSINLTTNTVSGASYYWTGPNSFTSTSQNPSISNATTLMAGTYYVRIIVGQCTSATNSTQVVVSQLSHASILGLPDSMCLGDPPITLSGTPTGGTFSGSGISGNVFDPSGLSAGTQVVITYTGTDICGSYSVLDTILLTNIASAQILGLPDTVCYNFNSFTLIATPTGGTFEIDGNTGSVFNPTALGSNRFVLVRYFGSGNCGSYDVQDSVFIRAIPTVTFSGLPDSICVAGGTVSLTGFPSGGIFSGSGISGNQFSPVGLTPGQYSIQYEYADGCSLQQVSRNIRIVEDPQAAILGLPDTVCAPASPISLTASPSGGTLSGNGITGNQFNPSGLSSGNYVITYQVAGFCGSQTVTDTVFVRPAPTASMLDLPDSICVTQGVVALAGTPPNGIFSGVNVTGNQFTTTGLVAGSYTIYYTVIEVCGTAIDSQVVRIIEPQDASFSGLQTHYCAGDTEIITLTPIIPGGYFWLDGIPTNNPFPVPNTIGPHSVVYDLGIGICPSRTTQQFTVEKITTNLLDTIQICIGEQAHINLQVSGSQGYTVQWQPTQAVDNPTSSSPNFIDTVSTRLTVTILDTTTGCTAQDSVEILVRPAPVADFYPLMDSVEVPFMLTVHNNSRNATQYRWYFEGKGDTIRVEHPDGFYLMEPGMYNLVLVAANDLGCLDTTAHYIFASDIKPALYIPNAFTPNGDGRNDEFLPFGVSIDQISFKIYDRWGVEVYTAEHINSGWPGTKNGKDCPEGVYVYRIRFKFVGNNEFEIRAGTVTLIR